A single window of Pseudoduganella plicata DNA harbors:
- a CDS encoding GH1 family beta-glucosidase: protein MTSDNRNTAICRADFPAGFRWGTSTSSYQIEGAIHAGGRVESIWDRFCTRPGAIRDGRSGEVACDHYRRWPQDLDLARDLGTNAYRFSIAWPRIWTEAGTPNEQGLDFYERLVDGMLERGLQPWATLYHWDLPQALQDRGGWAARDTVYAYTAYVDAVTRRLGDRVNHWITHNEPWCTSMHGHWDGMHAPGIRDFGTALQVCHHVLLSHGLAVPVVRANAADAQVGIALSLHPVRTATDSVEDATAARRHDGLRNRWFLDPLGGRGYPADVLALLGELAPRIEAGDMATIAVPTDFMGLNYYFPETIAHAPGRPPLQVEIVAPPDVERTAFGWEVAPQGLTELLRRLHGDYGVSAIHITENGSCYDDAVSDGAVHDAPRTAYLVRHLAALRDALAEGIPVRGYFAWSLLDNFEWAEGYTRRFGLTHVDFATQQRLLKDSGHWYRAFLHGDA from the coding sequence ATGACATCCGATAACCGCAACACCGCCATTTGCCGCGCCGATTTCCCGGCCGGGTTCCGCTGGGGCACCTCCACGTCGTCGTATCAGATTGAAGGCGCCATCCATGCGGGCGGCCGCGTCGAATCGATCTGGGACCGCTTCTGCACCCGGCCCGGGGCGATTCGCGACGGCCGCAGCGGCGAGGTCGCGTGCGATCACTACCGGCGCTGGCCGCAGGACCTCGACCTGGCACGCGACCTGGGCACGAATGCCTACCGCTTTTCGATCGCCTGGCCGCGCATCTGGACGGAGGCCGGCACGCCCAACGAACAGGGGCTGGACTTTTATGAACGCCTGGTCGACGGCATGCTGGAACGCGGCCTGCAACCGTGGGCCACGCTGTACCACTGGGATCTGCCGCAGGCATTGCAGGATCGCGGCGGCTGGGCCGCGCGCGACACCGTGTACGCCTACACGGCGTATGTCGACGCCGTCACGCGCCGGCTGGGCGACCGGGTGAACCACTGGATCACGCACAACGAGCCATGGTGCACGTCGATGCACGGTCACTGGGACGGCATGCACGCGCCAGGCATCCGCGACTTCGGCACGGCGCTGCAGGTCTGCCATCACGTGCTGCTGTCGCACGGACTGGCCGTGCCGGTCGTGCGCGCCAATGCCGCCGATGCGCAGGTGGGCATCGCTCTTAGCCTGCATCCCGTCCGCACGGCCACCGACAGCGTCGAAGACGCCACCGCCGCGCGGCGCCATGACGGCCTGCGCAACCGCTGGTTCCTCGATCCGCTTGGCGGGCGCGGCTATCCGGCGGACGTGCTGGCGCTGCTGGGCGAGCTGGCGCCGCGCATCGAAGCCGGGGACATGGCGACGATCGCCGTGCCGACCGACTTCATGGGCCTGAACTACTATTTTCCGGAAACGATCGCCCATGCGCCGGGTCGCCCTCCGCTGCAGGTGGAAATTGTCGCGCCGCCGGACGTCGAGCGCACCGCGTTCGGCTGGGAAGTCGCGCCGCAAGGGCTCACCGAGCTGCTGCGCCGCCTGCACGGCGACTACGGCGTGTCCGCCATCCATATCACGGAAAACGGCTCGTGCTACGACGACGCGGTCAGCGACGGTGCCGTGCACGACGCACCGCGCACCGCCTATCTCGTGCGCCATCTGGCCGCGCTGCGGGACGCACTGGCCGAAGGTATACCGGTGCGCGGCTACTTCGCCTGGAGCCTGCTCGACAACTTCGAGTGGGCGGAAGGCTACACGCGCCGGTTCGGCCTGACGCACGTGGATTTCGCCACGCAGCAAAGGCTGCTGAAGGACAGCGGACACTGGTACCGCGCGTTCCTGCATGGCGACGCCTGA